AGTGGAACGGCGTAGGTAGCCGTAATGGCCTGAGTGTAGTTTTTCATCCGGCCAAAGTTTCGTAGGTTCTGAATAACCTCATCGCGCTTGGCCTCGGTATCTAGTTCGCCATCGGGTTCGTCAATAATAGCAAATGCCCGAGCACTGTAGTCTACTGATAAATTCTGGGTCAGATTCCACTGAAGGTCATAAATACGGTTAAACGTAAATGCTTTCTCGTAGAGTGGCTCCAAGCTTAACAGATTCTCATCGCGGTACTGGGTCTTTACAAAATTACGCTGCAAATCGCCCCGAAAGCTCACGTTGCTGGGTACTGGCGAAAAGTTAAAATCTCGAATGAGGGCAAACCAAGGCGATTGCAGAAAGCTGACATTAGCAAACGGCTGAATGTTCAGGTCGGGAAAACTGTAGTTATAGCCTACCCCGCCTCGCACTAGTCGTTGCTCATAGGTAGCGGTGTTGAAATTGCTTCGCACTTGATCGCTGTACGAATACGAGAACGTAAAATTAGAAATATCAAAAAAGTGATTACGAGTGTTCTCCCCCACTTTGTTCTTGCGAACATTGGTAAAGTTCAGGCTGCGCCGGGTCGTCTGGTCGGTGACAATATCCAGGTAGTTGGCACGCTCTCGAGGATCAGTTCTCGCACTGAGAGCGGCATCTAGCGGAATATCTGGGTCTTGCGGGTCAAACTGAGGAACGATGGTGCCTCGCTCGTAGCTGGCAAATACGGGAATTTGCAACCCAAACCGCTGAGGGAAAAACTTGTCGAGGTTGGCATTCACCGACACATCGTACTCCGTTGCCTCCTCGCGGGTTCGTTCCGAAATGCGCGACTGAATACCCCCAAAGCCAAAGGTAGAATGCCGTACGGAAGCCGTTACATTGGCAAAATCGGCCAACTTGGTGTTGAGTCGGGCATTGGCCGCCCAACCACTGGTGCGGTCAAAATCTCCTACTCTGAGTTCATTCGCCCACACGCAGAGCGATTGAGGGGCGCGATCTTCCGAGACCGGATTTCGCACCCCAACCATCAACGTTTGTACCGTGCTCAGTTCGGGTCGACCGACTACCGTTATTTTGTATTTTCCCCGTTGCCGAGTAAAGGGCAGCGTAATAGGAACATTGCTTTGGTTTCGGGCTGATTTTACGGAAGATAACTCGTCGAGGGCAATATCAATCTCATTTTGCTCAGGCCACACCAGTCGTTCTTCGCCCTCGCCCCCCGAGCCATCCGGCGACATTACCAAATCAAGTTCAATTTCGTAGTAGTTCTGGTCAAAGTCAGTACCTAACCGAAGAAAGCCCGTTACAGAACTGTCCTGAGCTGTTTGGCTTTCGGCGTGAAAGAACATCCGAATGCTGCCGTAGTTGATCAGATCCAAGGTCATGTTCTTGTAAGCCGCCCGGGCGTCGCCATCGCGTAGCTCTTCAATACAAAGTTGCAACGATTGCTCATTCACCCGCCGTTCTACTGGCGAGGTATTATCTCGGTCGCGACGGAAACCCGGCGGTAGTGTATACGCCGAGCCTTCGGTGGTTGGCGCACCGTTTTCCTCAATATTCACCGCTGATATGAAAAATTCAGGATCGTAGTCTTCGGGATACTCGCCGAGCTGCTTTTCGCTTAAATCTTCAAGGTACCGTCGCCACTGGCTACCCACCAATTGAAACCGGGCAAACCGCATTACTACAGGTTGGCGGAATTCAGTAAGAATGGTTCGGATGTAACGGATCGATTTAAACCCCTGGATAGCTCCCTGCCGTCGGTCGGGCTGGCGAATTGGGATACGAAACTGATACCAAGTTATTTCATCACCAGTATTGGGTTCAGTAAGAGAAACAGCGTCTACAATATTATTTTGCCCTACGCGTAGCTGCCCCGGTTGCAGATCCACTTCGTACTCGTAGTACTCTTCCAGATCACTGAGCGTGTTATCGCGGTTCAAATCTTCGTTATCCGGTGCCTGGCTTCCCGAAGGCACAAAGCGGTCATTATTATCTTCACTGACAACTGGAGTGTTGCCCTCATGATTGTTAAAATTTTTGTAGCGTTCCACGATCTGTGTACCACTATTATCCAGTTCTTCGCCTAGATAATACTGGAAGTTATCCGCCGATGGGTCGTCGGCTACGGCTTGCTGGGCTGCGGGAGACAAACGGTTAAAGAAATCATTGGCAAAAAAGTTGGCCTCGTCATCGTTACGTACTCCTTCAAAGCCCACATCCTGGTTGCTGCGGATTTCTTGGGAGCCGATAGTGAAGTTGTCTACCAAAAATTGGTCGTTAGGCGTTCGCCCCACAGGAGTTACGTTTACATCTTCGGAAGTATAATCTTCGGGCAAGCCGTTTTCAAAGAAGTGGCGATCATCGGGAATTATATCTTCGGAGATACTACCTAGGTGAAAAATTAGTTTCCCCCCGCTAGTATTAGGTTCATTCACCCGACCGTCAATAACAGTTCCGTTTTCGGTGTTGATGAAGGGGTCTAGCATCCAGAATTCCAGGTACTCGATATTCGTTTTATCAAAATCTACATCCGACGTGATTGCCCGAGTGATACCTCCCCAATTTTCTTCTGGGTTCGGCAGCAGCCCTTCTTCGGTTAGATTAATGTTATAGTTGTAGGGGCCACGCTCTTCGGGAAAGTAGGCTACATCGAAAATAGGTAGCCCAAAATTGATTACCTGCTCATCCTGAAAGGGAAAAACTTCTTGCGGCGGAATAAGGCGTTCGTAGTGGTTCATGATATCATCCGCAACGGGAATGCCACTTACCAAATTGCCCCGAGTAGTGTAAAAAGCGGTATTGTCTATAATGTACCACGCCAGCTTGGCTCGACGGTAGTTTCGCCCGATGGGTCCGGCGTTAGGATCTACAAATGCTTGATCATCGGTAACCGGAGCCGAGGATAGCACCCAGCCTTGCCAACCACTCAGACTAAACGGAGTGACTGTGTTCTCAAAATCATCTATATACGAAGTACCGTCACCATCTACTATGTTAGAAGTACCTGGAATGAGTTGAGCAAACTCCGCATTAAACGTAACGGTAGATGGCTCTTTGGTTTGAATGAGGGGCAGCGCATCTACCAGCTTGGTGATGAAGCGGGAATCTTTACGGTAGTTAATGTCAAATCCATACTTAGTATTTCGGGTAGGCTCGTCGCCAATGCTCACCCGGCTGATGATGGGGCGTTCGTTGAGGTGCAAAATAGTGCCTCCGATATTAATATCATCGTTCACCCGGTACTCCAGGCGGGTGCCAAACAGTGAGCGCTGCTGAAAGTTGAATAGATCAGCTTTTTCGTACTGAATTTGGATGCGTTTGCCTGAGTTAAGCACCCCTTCGTTCAATATCGTTACCCGGCCTAGGTTATAGTCTACCGTAAAATCCAGACCTTCTGAAAGTGGGGTGTTGCCTGCAATTACCTGCACCGACCCTTCGGCAATGTTAATACCAGGTAGCATAATCTCATTGGCCGAACCGGATACAAAACTTCCGACAATAAAGAACTTGTTCTTGTTGGTATTTAGCTCAGCATCAGCCTTAGTGGTATTGTATAATTCATTGTACACGTAGCGATCCACTAAGTTATCTTCACCGGGGGCAAACTGCTGCTCCAAGTGGCTGCCAAAGGGTTCCAACACCGGAAAAACCACAAAGCCTTGGTCGGAATTTATCGTAATTCCTTCAATAAAATCGAAGTTGCCGTCACCGCCCTCCTGCGGATCATTATTTTGATTGAGGTTATCTAAGTTGAATAAATTTACTAGCTGTACATCCTGGGTATTTTGTCCCTCGTGTAAGCTGGGGTTATCAATACCGGTACGGTCGTCGCGGTAGACCACTCGCAGTTGAAACCCTTCCTGGCTAATTTGGCTAGCGTTTAGGGTGTAGATGTTTTTCATCATCAAATCCCAGGTAGGCACTTCCGTGTTGATCTTGGTGGGCCGTAGCATCTTCAGAAAAATAACTTGATCTTCGGGAAGGTTTTGATAATCTTCGGTTAGCTCACCCACTTGGTAGCGTTGCCCATCTAGAGTGTACTCGTAGGCTACGGCCAGCACTTCATCGTTCTGTAAGCGGCGGTTGAGGCTAATGTAGCCCAACTGGCTATCAAAGGTGAACTCTCCCTCAGTGAGCTTACGGGCCGAAGTGATTACCTCAAAATCAGTAGCTTTCACCAGATTGAAATCGCTCTCTAGAATATTAGATGTCTGATTAACGTCGCGCAGTTGGTTACGATCTAATAGGTTGGCGTAAAGTTGGTTAGCATCATTGCGGGCGGTTCCTCCCTGTCCTTCTCCTATCTGAGGATTATCGTCTCGAAATATTACGCTCCCCTCGCCTAAATCCATAAAGGCTGCCATGCCCCGTAGGGTTTCGGTATCGTTGTTGCGATTAAGCACATAAACTTCTACTCGGGTTATGTTGAGCCCAGAATAGATCTGGGGTAGCGAACGCAGCCAGTTCTCGTAGTTAGCCCGAAAATAATGGTTCAAGAAGAAATGTCGGTTCTCATCGTATTCAGAAGCGATAATTTCAAAATCGCGGGTTTGGGTACCGCTCTCAATAGTAATGGCATCGCTGCTACCCCGCTGCACTGAAGCTACACTGGTGACAAACAGTCGGCCAAACTGCAACTGGGTTTTAATTCCAAACAGGCTTTGTGAACCCGTAATCAAGCTATTGCTAACCGGCATACTCACCACCCCGAGTTCAATCTTCTTAATAATCTCGTGGTCGTAGCCAGTGTACTCTACTTTCACATTATTCTGAAAGTCAAAGGAATTGTTATTATCAAAATTGGCGGTAATCTGAAGTTTATCGCCAATGGTTCCCACTACGTTTAGGCTAATCTGTTGGTCAAATTCAAAATTACCGTTTCGTTGCTGCCGAATCGGAATATTAGGATTGAATATTCGCTGAAACCGTCCGCCAAAATCGAGGGTAACAAATCCGTTAGGCCGAATATCTACGTAGGAGCCCCCAAACAGCCGGTCAAAAGCGGGAGTTGTGTAAATTGGGGGAATAAGCCGACGGCCACTTACTGCACTTTCGCCGTCTAGTGCCGCCGAACGATTTCGCCAGTAGTCGCGTAAAATTTGTTGGTCTTGAATTTCCTGATACTGATCAAAGTTTAGGTACGATGGTGCCCGATAATCCAATCCGTTTACTCGCTCGTAAATAGAATAATTAATAGAAGTATCAATCTCAATCCCAAAGTCTAACTGAGTAGGGGGCTGCAAATAAAGCGGGGAACGCGGTACCCGGTTGGAGAGCGGATCGCCGTAGCGGTCGGGTAATCCGTATTGGGGGCGATTAGACGGTTGGTAGGGACCCGCGGGAACCGTATCAGCCAGAGCGGCTAATGTTTCTTCCGGAATGGTATCGGCCTGCGTAGTATCTATTGGAGCCACATTGGGCGGAGTATCTTGGGCTATTATGGACAGTGCGCTGAACATAAGCCCCAGAAATATTCCGCATGTGCGCTTCATCCAGTAGTTTTCCGTTGTATACCGTAGAACCGTCAGTAGCAAGTCGGCAATAATTTACGTGGTTTTGAGTGCAAGCTTAATTACCTCTTCCAGGCGAGGCTCTTCGTTTTGCTTGCTTTTTTGCCAGTCGGCCATTACTTTGTTAATACTTTTTTCAGCCGTTGCCCGGGTGAAGCCGAGCGTTGTCAAAGCAGATAACGCCTCGGTGCGTAAGGTATTGTACGAGCCTGCCGGAAGACCATGTACCTTTTCGGTTGAGCCTACAGCAACTCCTTCCTTACGAATTTTATCAGCCAGTTCAAGCACAATTCGCTGAGCCGTTTTCGCTCCAATTCCTTTTATGCGCTGTACTGTTTTGGCATCTTCGTTGGCAATTGCACCCTTTAGTTCATTCACCTGCATAGAAGATAGCATTGTTAATGCTAGGCTAGGTCCTACTCCTGAGATGGACAATAAATCTAGAAATAGCTTTTTTTCAGCAGGCTGAGCGAAACCAAATAGGGCCTGAATATCTTCCTTTACATGAAGGTAGGTATGCAGCTTGTAGGTTGACTCTCTCTCCAGTGCCTCGTAGGTATTGAGTGAGATTCTGATTTCATACCCTACGCCCTGCACATCAATAACAACGTAGGTTGGATCTTTGTGGGCAAGAGTTCCTTGAATGTAAGCATACATACAATTAGGCAGTAATTAGATCGTGATTTTACATTTATACCCAAAACTGCAACCGATGCATGAGGCAAAAATGAATACACCTGGAAATGGGCACTGCCGCAAATGTAAAAAAATCTACCAGCAATTAGCAAGGGCGTGATCTAGCATTTGAAAAAAAATATTATATACTTAACATATCAATCATTTTAGTTGTGGTATGAAAAAGATAGTAATAGGCGGAGCCATTTTAGTAACACTTCTGTCGGTGGCGGGCTACGCTTGGTTAGGTGGGTTTCAGACAGAAAAGATAAGCGAAGTATCTCACCCACGTCAGATAGTTTACGGAACTACGTACCAAGGTAAGTACGGCGACCTGAAGCTGCGGGAAATTGTAGTAAAGACGAAACAACTACTAGAAGACCCTACCCTTAGTGGCCGATTGGTTGTGGTGAACTATGATTCTACCGCTGCCTCGGAAGAAATTAATCAGCTTATCGGAATTATCACCTCAGATGCATCATCAGAAGCTTTACAGAATCTGACTCAAGACTCCTTAGCAGAAGGTAGTTATCTTCGGGTGCAATTATACGGCCATCCGGTGGTGCGTTCTACTCCTGAGCAGGTTGATCAGAAAGTAAAGAAATACGCCGAACAGCGACAACTCACCCTTGGGGAAGAGGTAATTGAGCATTACTTTGAATCCGATTCTATGTGGATTGAATATTCTGTTGAAGGTAAACAGCAATAGGTTCCGCTATTCGCTTGAATATATGACAGCCAAGTCCTACATTCGAGTAGAATTAACGAGCGATATACAGGTGATGCGGACAAAACTCATACAGTGGGGCTTTCTTTTGGTTAGTACGGGTTGGATGAGCCTTTCTTTTGCCCAAGTGCCCACCGCTGATAGTCTTAACATTATACTGGAACGAGCTAATTCTCTAGAAGAAGAGAGTGAGGTCTGGTTGAAATTGGCGGCATTTTACGAACAGTATGATTTAGATACTACGTATTACTTACTTCAACGAGCCAGAGGTGCAGCGCAGAAAGCAAACTACAATGACGGGCTGGCCGACACTTACGTTCGCTTAGCATCTTATTTTGCTCATTACCTTCGCCACAATAGTGATAGCTTACAGCATTATCTGAACCGGGGCATTGCTATTTATTGGGAGGAAGCCGACTCAGCCCAAGTGGCCAGTGCCTACCAACTAATGGCTCAAGCTACTTTTTCTAGCGATTACTATTCCATGGCAGTTCAGTACGCCGATAGTGCCCGGCTAATTTATGAGCAGCAAGGCAATCGATTGGCGTTGGCTGAGGTACTTTTACTCCTATGCGAAATTAGGAACCGAACGGGTAGTAATGTGCTGGCTCTCGATTATTGCATAAAAGCATCTACCCTGTTTACCAACTTACAGGTCGAAAAACACAAAGCCCGACTCAACCAAACAATTGGTATTATCAACCATGATGTTCAGAACTATGCCAAGGCTCGGGAATATTTATTGCAGGCTACGGAGTTTGCTCAACGTGATCAGGATACTAGCGCTCTCTCGTCGGCCTACATCGGTATGGGACGAGTTCACGTTGAAACCGAGAACTACGACTTGGCCCTTGAATCGTTCCGCAGGGTAATTAGTCTCAACCAAGATCGAGAGAATGTAAAGCTGGCTCGGGCTTACTATCATATTGGTCGCACCTATTTATTACAAAACCAATCTAAAGAAGCTATCCCGCTGCTGGAAGAAGCGTTGGTTCTGGCCGAACGGTTTGAGCATCGGTCGTTGCAAGCCCGCTGTATGCTAGAGCTAAGCAATGCGTACTACGCCCTAGATGATATGGAGCAATGCTTTAACTATCTCAATTTAGGCTTGGCTCAGACACCCCGCAATGCTATTGGGAGTAATGAAATACTGCGCGAGTACTATAAGCAATTGGCAAAATACTACGCGAAAATAGGTGATTTTGAAAATGCGCTCGTCAACTACGGTTTGTATGACCTAGAACGAAACTTGGCTTTTCAAGAGGAAATTGCGGAGCGATTTGCTGAGATGGAGACTTTTTACGAGACGGCGAGGAAAGATAATCAAATTGAACTACTTCAGCAGGAAAATCAAATCCAAAGTGAGCTGGCGAGTGTCCGCGAGCTAACCAACGTACTACTAATTGTTGGGCTATTACTTATGGGCGGGGTGGGAGCTTTGCTTTACAGTAAGTACGTTCTTAAAACCCGAGCCAATCAGAAGTTAGAGGAGAAAAAGCAGGAGATTGAACAGCAACGCGATGAAATTACGGTTAAAAATAAATTACTCGAAGAGAATAGTCGAGATATACGCGATAGTATTGAGTACGCGCGCCGTATACAATTATCGCTTCTCTCTGAAAAAGATGAATTAAAGCATCTCTTTCCCGACTCGTTTGTGTTCCATCGCCCCAAAGATATTGTGAGTGGTGACTTCTACTGGATTTACGAAACCGTTGATACAGTACTAATAGCTGTGCTAGATTGTACCGGACACGGTGTTCCGGGAGCCTTTATGACGGTCTTGGCTAATTCAGTACTTAACCAGATTGTACACGAAAGCAAGGTGCTGGCTCCGAACACTATTTTATCGATGATGGATACCCGAATTCAGGAAGCTCTGCGGCAAACTGACGTTGAAGGGACCAATGCCGATGGGTTGGATATTGCCATCTGCATGATTAACCGCCGTACCCAAGAAGTCTGTTACAGCGGAGCCCAGATGCCGTTATATTTCACGCATAATGGCAAGCTAAGCAAACTAGAACCCAGTCGTTACTTCATCGGTGGTGGATGGGTCACTGACAAATACTTTACAAATCAGTGCCAGCAATTGCAGCGAGGCGATATGTTATATATGGCTTCGGATGGTTATCAAGACCAGTTTGGTGGCCCCAACGATAAAAAGTTTATGCGAGGTCGTTTTTGTGACTTATTAACTAGCATACAACCACTGCCTACGCCGGAGCAGTACCAGCAAGTAGAAGGAACCTTCAACCGTTGGCAGGGCGAGCAAATACAGACCGACGATGTATTGCTAATGGGTATTCGGCTGTAGAAGAAAAAAAGCAGAGACTCTCACTGCCTCCGCCTTTTGCACCATTCTCAAACTATTTGGTTGTTATATCTTCACCTCGTCTAAATTGATGAATTTAACTTGCTGATCTTCGCCCAGCTCTATACCAACTACTGAGTCGCGACTGATATTATCGGCTAAAATTTCCTTCGATAATTTGTTCAATACCTCCCTTTGGAGTACTCGCTTTAGTGGGCGAGCCCCGAACTGTGGATCAAAGCCAATATCAGCCAAGTGGCTCAACACATCGTCAGTTGCTTCAACCTTGATACCATTTTCCTCCAGACGACGCTTAA
This region of Tunicatimonas pelagia genomic DNA includes:
- the sprA gene encoding cell surface protein SprA, which codes for MKRTCGIFLGLMFSALSIIAQDTPPNVAPIDTTQADTIPEETLAALADTVPAGPYQPSNRPQYGLPDRYGDPLSNRVPRSPLYLQPPTQLDFGIEIDTSINYSIYERVNGLDYRAPSYLNFDQYQEIQDQQILRDYWRNRSAALDGESAVSGRRLIPPIYTTPAFDRLFGGSYVDIRPNGFVTLDFGGRFQRIFNPNIPIRQQRNGNFEFDQQISLNVVGTIGDKLQITANFDNNNSFDFQNNVKVEYTGYDHEIIKKIELGVVSMPVSNSLITGSQSLFGIKTQLQFGRLFVTSVASVQRGSSDAITIESGTQTRDFEIIASEYDENRHFFLNHYFRANYENWLRSLPQIYSGLNITRVEVYVLNRNNDTETLRGMAAFMDLGEGSVIFRDDNPQIGEGQGGTARNDANQLYANLLDRNQLRDVNQTSNILESDFNLVKATDFEVITSARKLTEGEFTFDSQLGYISLNRRLQNDEVLAVAYEYTLDGQRYQVGELTEDYQNLPEDQVIFLKMLRPTKINTEVPTWDLMMKNIYTLNASQISQEGFQLRVVYRDDRTGIDNPSLHEGQNTQDVQLVNLFNLDNLNQNNDPQEGGDGNFDFIEGITINSDQGFVVFPVLEPFGSHLEQQFAPGEDNLVDRYVYNELYNTTKADAELNTNKNKFFIVGSFVSGSANEIMLPGINIAEGSVQVIAGNTPLSEGLDFTVDYNLGRVTILNEGVLNSGKRIQIQYEKADLFNFQQRSLFGTRLEYRVNDDINIGGTILHLNERPIISRVSIGDEPTRNTKYGFDINYRKDSRFITKLVDALPLIQTKEPSTVTFNAEFAQLIPGTSNIVDGDGTSYIDDFENTVTPFSLSGWQGWVLSSAPVTDDQAFVDPNAGPIGRNYRRAKLAWYIIDNTAFYTTRGNLVSGIPVADDIMNHYERLIPPQEVFPFQDEQVINFGLPIFDVAYFPEERGPYNYNINLTEEGLLPNPEENWGGITRAITSDVDFDKTNIEYLEFWMLDPFINTENGTVIDGRVNEPNTSGGKLIFHLGSISEDIIPDDRHFFENGLPEDYTSEDVNVTPVGRTPNDQFLVDNFTIGSQEIRSNQDVGFEGVRNDDEANFFANDFFNRLSPAAQQAVADDPSADNFQYYLGEELDNSGTQIVERYKNFNNHEGNTPVVSEDNNDRFVPSGSQAPDNEDLNRDNTLSDLEEYYEYEVDLQPGQLRVGQNNIVDAVSLTEPNTGDEITWYQFRIPIRQPDRRQGAIQGFKSIRYIRTILTEFRQPVVMRFARFQLVGSQWRRYLEDLSEKQLGEYPEDYDPEFFISAVNIEENGAPTTEGSAYTLPPGFRRDRDNTSPVERRVNEQSLQLCIEELRDGDARAAYKNMTLDLINYGSIRMFFHAESQTAQDSSVTGFLRLGTDFDQNYYEIELDLVMSPDGSGGEGEERLVWPEQNEIDIALDELSSVKSARNQSNVPITLPFTRQRGKYKITVVGRPELSTVQTLMVGVRNPVSEDRAPQSLCVWANELRVGDFDRTSGWAANARLNTKLADFANVTASVRHSTFGFGGIQSRISERTREEATEYDVSVNANLDKFFPQRFGLQIPVFASYERGTIVPQFDPQDPDIPLDAALSARTDPRERANYLDIVTDQTTRRSLNFTNVRKNKVGENTRNHFFDISNFTFSYSYSDQVRSNFNTATYEQRLVRGGVGYNYSFPDLNIQPFANVSFLQSPWFALIRDFNFSPVPSNVSFRGDLQRNFVKTQYRDENLLSLEPLYEKAFTFNRIYDLQWNLTQNLSVDYSARAFAIIDEPDGELDTEAKRDEVIQNLRNFGRMKNYTQAITATYAVPLDKIPITDWLSADARYQSGYTWQAGAYDPTTATNTFEDIGNNIQNNRDRSATGKIDMVGLYNKIKFLKGVNDGGRGRPTRPQPPRNPQDTTQQEKPKPDLKALKGLFRLVMALRSINVTYNLNEGTMLPGFILTPYLFGLDDAFNAPGIPFLLGSQDPNIRFEAARRGWLSPSQLLTMPFQQSQVENINVRADIEPFRDFRVQVDFTKAVTNTYQEIFRQDSLGGFSSLPPVRSGNYNLSYLTIQTAFSGDDAENNSEIFTQFVENREAIQRRLTEENPNENGEYNLNSQDVLIPAFLAAYSGQDADQVRLSPFPRIPLPNWRVDYAGLPRLFSGFGNTFAQFTINHAYQSTYSVNNFTTSAEYDLTEAPVELNTRVENYDPTQLTEVKSIQDENGESIDVFVPLYVVQQVTITERFAPLVGVNIRTKSRLTSRISYDRERSLSLNLSNAQVTEMRSQAITFTFGFTKDKFKLPFRVQGRTVTLENDITFNLAMSFRDTKTVQRKIDNDNTITNGNVNFQARPTLDYRVNERLNIQLYFNRTINNPLVTSSFRRTTTEFGTQVRFNLAQ
- the ruvA gene encoding Holliday junction branch migration protein RuvA, yielding MYAYIQGTLAHKDPTYVVIDVQGVGYEIRISLNTYEALERESTYKLHTYLHVKEDIQALFGFAQPAEKKLFLDLLSISGVGPSLALTMLSSMQVNELKGAIANEDAKTVQRIKGIGAKTAQRIVLELADKIRKEGVAVGSTEKVHGLPAGSYNTLRTEALSALTTLGFTRATAEKSINKVMADWQKSKQNEEPRLEEVIKLALKTT
- a CDS encoding SpoIIE family protein phosphatase, whose product is MTAKSYIRVELTSDIQVMRTKLIQWGFLLVSTGWMSLSFAQVPTADSLNIILERANSLEEESEVWLKLAAFYEQYDLDTTYYLLQRARGAAQKANYNDGLADTYVRLASYFAHYLRHNSDSLQHYLNRGIAIYWEEADSAQVASAYQLMAQATFSSDYYSMAVQYADSARLIYEQQGNRLALAEVLLLLCEIRNRTGSNVLALDYCIKASTLFTNLQVEKHKARLNQTIGIINHDVQNYAKAREYLLQATEFAQRDQDTSALSSAYIGMGRVHVETENYDLALESFRRVISLNQDRENVKLARAYYHIGRTYLLQNQSKEAIPLLEEALVLAERFEHRSLQARCMLELSNAYYALDDMEQCFNYLNLGLAQTPRNAIGSNEILREYYKQLAKYYAKIGDFENALVNYGLYDLERNLAFQEEIAERFAEMETFYETARKDNQIELLQQENQIQSELASVRELTNVLLIVGLLLMGGVGALLYSKYVLKTRANQKLEEKKQEIEQQRDEITVKNKLLEENSRDIRDSIEYARRIQLSLLSEKDELKHLFPDSFVFHRPKDIVSGDFYWIYETVDTVLIAVLDCTGHGVPGAFMTVLANSVLNQIVHESKVLAPNTILSMMDTRIQEALRQTDVEGTNADGLDIAICMINRRTQEVCYSGAQMPLYFTHNGKLSKLEPSRYFIGGGWVTDKYFTNQCQQLQRGDMLYMASDGYQDQFGGPNDKKFMRGRFCDLLTSIQPLPTPEQYQQVEGTFNRWQGEQIQTDDVLLMGIRL